Proteins encoded together in one Balaenoptera ricei isolate mBalRic1 chromosome 2, mBalRic1.hap2, whole genome shotgun sequence window:
- the MSRB2 gene encoding methionine-R-sulfoxide reductase B2, mitochondrial → MARFFCALRSLPFREVPGWGVRGRAGRGGLGASTGPGDAGSLTKRKPVLSKSEWQKKLTPEQFHVTREKGTEPPFSGIYLNNKESGMYHCVCCDSPLFSSEKKYCSGTGWPSFSEAHGTSGSDESDTGILRRVDTSLGPARTEVVCKQCEAHLGHVFPDGPGPTGQRFCINSVALKFKPSKH, encoded by the exons ATGGCGCGCTTCTTCTGTGCGCTCAGGAGCCTTCCTTTCCGAGAAGTGCCCGGGTGGGGGGTGCGGGGCCGAGCGGGCCGGGGCGGCCTCGGCGCGAGTACCGGACCTGGGGACGCAG GGTCCCTTACAAAGCGGAAGCCGGTTCTCTCCAAGAGTGAGTGGCAGAAGAAGCTGACTCCAGAGCAGTTCCACGTCACAAGAGAAAAAGGGACGGAACCG CCTTTCAGTGGGATCTACCTGAATAACAAGGAATCAGGAATGTATCACTGTGTGTGCTGTGACAGCCCGCTCTTCAG ctctgagaaaaagtactgCTCAGGCACTGGATGGCCTTCGTTTTCTGAGGCTCACGGGACGTCTGGCTCTGATGAGAGTGACACAGGGATCCTGCGACGTGTGGACACCTCGTTGGGACCAGCTCGCACAGAGGTCGTCTGCAAGCAG TGCGAAGCTCACCTTGGCCATGTGTTTCCTGATGGACCTGGGCCTACTGGTCAGAGGTTTTGCATCAACAGTGTGGCACTCAAGTTCAAACCAAGCAAACACTGA